From a region of the Methanolobus tindarius DSM 2278 genome:
- a CDS encoding cytochrome b5 domain-containing protein, which produces MQEFTLEEVAKYNGTDNEKVYVVYAGQVYDVTASEFWESGEHMGLHEAGTDLTESLDLEAPHETDALDNFPVVGKIKE; this is translated from the coding sequence ATGCAGGAATTTACACTTGAAGAAGTAGCCAAATACAATGGCACTGATAATGAGAAAGTTTATGTTGTTTATGCAGGTCAGGTTTATGATGTGACTGCAAGTGAGTTCTGGGAATCAGGAGAACACATGGGCTTGCATGAAGCAGGAACAGATTTAACTGAATCTCTTGATCTGGAAGCTCCTCATGAAACAGATGCACTGGATAATTTCCCGGTTGTTGGAAAGATAAAAGAGTGA
- a CDS encoding ISL3 family transposase, which translates to MDDKLLIQMALGITPPWYVKDIDLNVSKKRMDIYLDFTKGTKFPCPVCNKLCDLHDTKEKVWRHLDFFHHETYIHARVPRTKCDGDDVKLVEVPWTRQNTGFTLFFEALIVAMSKEMSVSSIAELINIHENSVWIILAHYVEEARAKMDLSELDTIGVDEISVKKGHSYVTLFYDLHQSRVIHIENGKKRSVFKNFREVLSRKIDPDNIKYISMDMYPAFRGGAREYFPNAKIVYDKFHIVKMMNDAIDKVRRKEYQTNKDLGKTRFMWLKNPENLSDREIAKIRSIKDLDTKTAKAYRFKLGLQRLWDIKNIEVAREYLDKWHYWGTHSNIKEIITLAKMIKRNSHGILESIKQGISNGVVEGLNNKIKTAFKRSYGLKTEKCRNTMIFLMAGKLRLPTRC; encoded by the coding sequence ATGGACGATAAACTCTTGATTCAAATGGCTCTGGGAATAACCCCTCCATGGTATGTGAAAGACATTGATCTTAATGTTTCTAAGAAAAGAATGGATATTTATCTAGATTTTACCAAGGGAACGAAGTTCCCTTGCCCAGTTTGCAACAAACTGTGTGATCTCCATGATACCAAAGAAAAAGTATGGAGACACCTTGATTTCTTCCATCATGAAACATACATTCATGCACGAGTTCCCCGAACAAAGTGTGATGGAGATGATGTAAAACTTGTTGAAGTTCCATGGACAAGACAAAATACTGGATTTACATTATTTTTCGAAGCACTAATCGTTGCAATGTCCAAAGAAATGAGTGTTTCTTCAATTGCTGAATTGATCAATATTCATGAAAATTCTGTATGGATAATTCTAGCTCATTATGTTGAAGAAGCCAGAGCAAAGATGGATCTCTCTGAGTTAGATACTATTGGAGTAGATGAAATATCTGTCAAAAAAGGTCACAGCTATGTGACCTTGTTCTATGATCTACATCAATCAAGAGTAATTCATATTGAAAATGGAAAGAAAAGAAGTGTTTTCAAGAACTTCAGGGAAGTTCTTTCCAGAAAAATAGACCCTGATAATATCAAGTATATTTCAATGGACATGTATCCTGCTTTTAGGGGTGGAGCAAGGGAATATTTCCCAAATGCTAAGATCGTTTACGATAAGTTCCATATTGTCAAAATGATGAATGATGCAATTGATAAGGTTCGAAGAAAGGAGTATCAAACAAATAAAGATCTGGGTAAAACGAGATTCATGTGGTTGAAAAATCCTGAAAATCTATCGGATAGGGAAATAGCTAAGATTCGATCAATCAAAGATTTGGATACTAAAACAGCAAAAGCTTACAGATTTAAGCTTGGACTTCAACGTCTGTGGGATATAAAAAATATAGAGGTAGCGAGGGAATATCTTGACAAATGGCATTATTGGGGAACACATAGCAACATCAAGGAAATTATCACATTGGCCAAGATGATTAAAAGAAATTCTCATGGGATATTGGAATCAATCAAACAAGGTATCAGCAACGGTGTTGTTGAAGGATTGAACAACAAAATTAAAACTGCTTTTAAGAGATCATATGGATTGAAGACTGAGAAGTGTAGGAATACAATGATATTCTTGATGGCGGGTAAACTTCGTTTACCCACACGATGTTAA
- a CDS encoding adenylyltransferase/cytidyltransferase family protein, with translation MIVYRRQHTGDVLVKVLATGTFDLLHPGHIHYLSEAKKLGDKLYVIVARESMIRHKPKPIIPDEQRLEMVSSLKIVDKALLGSESDIFDPIMQIKPDIIALGYDQGFDARHLEKELRSRGFDCKVVRIETSLNCLLCGSGKIVKKVLERYQE, from the coding sequence ATGATTGTTTATAGGAGGCAGCATACAGGTGATGTTTTGGTAAAAGTACTTGCAACAGGAACATTCGATCTGCTTCATCCGGGCCATATCCATTATCTTAGCGAAGCAAAAAAACTTGGTGACAAGCTTTACGTTATCGTTGCCAGAGAGTCCATGATAAGACATAAACCAAAACCAATAATACCGGATGAGCAAAGACTGGAAATGGTCAGTTCTCTGAAAATAGTGGATAAAGCTCTTCTAGGTAGTGAATCTGATATTTTTGATCCAATTATGCAAATCAAACCGGATATTATTGCACTTGGATACGATCAGGGTTTCGATGCCCGCCATCTTGAAAAGGAACTTCGTTCCAGAGGTTTTGATTGCAAGGTTGTCAGAATTGAGACATCGCTTAACTGTCTTTTATGCGGCAGTGGGAAAATAGTTAAAAAAGTGCTCGAAAGATATCAGGAATAA
- a CDS encoding PAS domain S-box protein yields the protein MRIYNKTITILGIIFIFLFFLTASVTHYVFLTHTEEVESNVLQDNALRVQRAFENEVKHIDKNTYDWATWDDTYEFIQNRNNEYIKSNIDDIETLLTLDINFMLFYNKDGELVYGLACDLENEEEINLSPELLRDIENNSVLLNHTYIESSYSGIIELSNSTLIIASRPITKSDYGGPIQGTLITGRFLDESFIEPMEEQTLLPIDFQKLDSKNLPADYAAVKEQVLDDGYVTMIEEKNGFINAYFLVNDINGEPALIFKTKMERVIYKEGLATIYTTFYLSLIISITFAFLLLSLLNKNLISRITSLKNGIKEIDFNADIKSRLKKEGNDELSELADNINSMLDSLQEKSIIFQSTIESVSYGLIAFDRNAKVLFMNPEYRHIFNLPSYIGHETDGDTILKEILNLAENPEAVENEVNRRKYSTDSNRTLLKLRDGRTIQTYSIPLVINNEIYGRIYTHNDITEILLHEKELRNEINRREDAEEKLRLSEEKFSKIATSANDAIIMLNNEGKTIFWNEAATRMFGYSESEIIGQEVHSFIAPDKYIDDYKESFKIFTKTGHGEVVGNTIELEGKHKDGTEFPIELSLSSMQLSDGSWNAVAIIRDVTERKKIDEMEHEILERLTTIINNINSGILLIDKENKTIADVNPVAAKMIGLPKEEIIGNVCHKFVCNALENQCPIIDLRQKVDKSERILLDKDGNEIPVIKSVVSVKLKGKEYLVESFYDISGRKKVEEALINAKIAAEESDRSKSEFLTNMSHELRTPLNSIIGFSDMLLHIGDHDFNRKQTRYLNNISNSGKHLLEVINDILDISKIEAGRMDLSIEETNVVEIMDEIMKNVSSLVEQKNLTLEFEIEDDVTIIETDKLKFKQILYNLIGNAIKFTMEGGNIRVTAKRTLNMIEVAVTDTGIGIPEADQKDLFEPFRQVDSALSRNYQGSGLGLAIVKKYLEMQKGSIRVESEPDLGSSFIFELPIYNNS from the coding sequence ATGAGAATTTATAATAAAACAATAACGATTCTGGGAATTATTTTTATTTTCCTCTTTTTCCTCACTGCATCAGTCACCCATTATGTATTTTTAACGCATACTGAAGAAGTCGAAAGTAATGTTTTACAGGACAATGCTCTAAGAGTCCAGCGAGCTTTTGAAAATGAAGTAAAGCACATTGATAAGAATACTTACGATTGGGCTACATGGGATGATACGTATGAGTTTATACAGAATAGAAATAATGAATATATCAAATCCAACATTGATGATATCGAAACACTATTAACACTCGATATAAATTTCATGCTTTTCTACAACAAAGATGGAGAACTTGTTTATGGACTTGCCTGTGATCTTGAAAATGAAGAGGAAATTAACCTTTCACCAGAACTTCTTAGAGATATCGAAAATAATAGTGTACTCTTAAACCACACCTATATTGAATCATCTTATTCAGGAATCATTGAACTCTCAAATTCAACTCTCATAATTGCATCCAGGCCTATTACAAAAAGTGATTATGGAGGACCTATTCAAGGGACACTGATCACTGGACGTTTCCTTGACGAATCATTTATTGAACCAATGGAAGAGCAGACACTCCTTCCAATAGATTTCCAGAAACTTGACAGCAAAAACCTGCCGGCAGATTATGCAGCAGTAAAAGAACAGGTACTGGATGATGGGTACGTGACAATGATTGAAGAAAAAAATGGCTTTATTAATGCCTATTTCCTTGTAAATGACATAAATGGTGAACCTGCCCTCATATTCAAAACAAAAATGGAAAGAGTAATTTATAAAGAAGGTCTGGCAACAATATATACTACTTTTTACCTTTCACTTATTATATCAATAACATTTGCGTTTTTACTTCTTTCACTCCTAAATAAAAACTTGATTTCACGAATAACATCCCTTAAAAATGGAATTAAAGAAATAGACTTCAATGCTGACATAAAATCCCGTCTAAAAAAAGAAGGAAATGATGAGCTCTCCGAACTTGCAGACAATATTAATTCAATGCTGGATTCCCTGCAGGAAAAAAGTATAATATTCCAGTCAACAATTGAATCTGTATCCTATGGTCTCATTGCGTTTGATAGAAATGCAAAAGTCCTTTTCATGAATCCGGAATACAGGCACATATTTAATCTTCCGTCTTATATTGGACATGAAACTGACGGGGATACCATACTTAAAGAAATCCTGAATTTAGCTGAGAATCCTGAAGCTGTAGAAAACGAAGTCAATAGAAGGAAATATTCAACTGATTCTAACAGGACATTATTGAAACTCAGGGATGGAAGAACAATTCAGACATATTCAATTCCACTGGTAATTAATAATGAAATCTATGGCAGGATATATACCCATAATGATATTACGGAAATACTTCTTCATGAGAAGGAACTTAGGAATGAAATAAACAGAAGAGAAGATGCTGAAGAAAAGTTGAGGCTAAGCGAAGAGAAGTTCTCAAAAATAGCAACATCAGCCAATGATGCAATAATAATGCTCAACAACGAGGGTAAGACTATATTCTGGAATGAAGCAGCTACCCGGATGTTCGGATATTCAGAAAGTGAGATCATTGGTCAGGAAGTCCATAGCTTCATTGCCCCTGATAAATACATTGATGACTACAAAGAAAGCTTTAAGATCTTCACTAAAACCGGACATGGAGAAGTTGTTGGAAATACTATTGAGCTTGAGGGAAAACATAAGGATGGAACAGAGTTCCCGATTGAACTTTCCCTGTCTTCCATGCAGCTTTCAGACGGATCATGGAATGCAGTAGCAATTATTCGTGATGTTACTGAAAGAAAAAAAATCGATGAAATGGAACATGAAATTCTTGAAAGATTAACAACCATCATTAACAATATCAATAGCGGCATACTCCTTATAGATAAAGAGAACAAAACAATAGCAGATGTGAATCCTGTTGCTGCAAAAATGATAGGACTTCCCAAAGAGGAAATAATAGGCAATGTTTGCCATAAATTCGTTTGTAACGCACTCGAAAACCAGTGTCCTATAATTGATCTGCGTCAAAAAGTAGACAAATCGGAGAGAATACTTCTGGACAAAGACGGAAATGAAATACCTGTAATCAAATCCGTGGTTTCTGTAAAACTTAAAGGAAAAGAATACCTTGTTGAAAGTTTCTACGACATTTCAGGAAGGAAAAAAGTTGAAGAAGCACTTATTAATGCTAAAATTGCAGCAGAGGAATCTGACAGGTCTAAAAGCGAGTTTTTGACAAATATGAGCCATGAGCTTCGCACACCTCTAAATTCAATTATCGGATTTTCCGACATGCTACTGCATATTGGAGACCATGATTTTAACAGGAAACAGACAAGGTATCTTAACAACATATCCAACAGTGGAAAGCATTTACTTGAAGTTATCAATGATATTCTGGATATTTCCAAGATAGAAGCCGGCAGAATGGATCTTTCAATTGAAGAAACAAATGTTGTTGAGATCATGGATGAAATCATGAAAAATGTCTCTTCATTAGTAGAACAGAAAAACCTGACACTTGAATTTGAGATTGAAGATGATGTTACTATTATAGAAACGGACAAACTCAAATTCAAACAGATATTGTACAACCTGATAGGCAATGCAATTAAGTTCACAATGGAAGGTGGAAATATCAGGGTAACAGCAAAAAGAACTCTTAACATGATAGAAGTGGCGGTAACGGATACCGGCATTGGTATACCCGAAGCTGACCAGAAAGATTTGTTTGAACCTTTCAGACAGGTTGATTCTGCGCTAAGCAGAAACTACCAGGGTTCTGGCCTGGGACTTGCAATTGTCAAAAAATACCTTGAAATGCAGAAAGGTTCTATACGGGTTGAAAGTGAACCTGATTTAGGTTCATCATTCATATTTGAATTGCCTATCTATAACAATTCCTGA